In the Helicobacter typhlonius genome, one interval contains:
- the murA gene encoding UDP-N-acetylglucosamine 1-carboxyvinyltransferase encodes MDYLQIHKTDSLKGSVNISGAKNSALPILAATLLSKNEVSISNLPDVADVKTLAKLLEHLGVNIAWQNNNTLVSRAEHIVHTRAIYDIVRKMRASILVLGPLLARFGYCEVSLPGGCAIGARPVDLHIKAMQNLGANIHIEGGYIIAEVKGGLKGADIFFDKITVTGSENVIMAAALAHGTTRIINAAKEPEVVQLCEILSASGVKIEGIGSNELVIYGTGGELIDFAPIEVIPDRIEAGTYLCAGAITNSSITLQNVKNTHLAAITDKLEEIGFSFIKESNALTLLPAKSLMPFEIVTTEYPGFPTDMQAQFMALATQCNGTSVIEERLFENRFMHVSELQRLGADISLKGNHARINGKTLLHGADVMSSDLRASSALIVAALVSEGTTNIHRIYHLDRGYEQIENKMRQLGADIMRLKN; translated from the coding sequence ATGGATTATTTACAAATTCACAAAACAGATTCACTCAAAGGCAGTGTAAATATTTCTGGTGCGAAAAATTCAGCCCTCCCTATACTTGCCGCCACACTTTTAAGCAAAAATGAAGTGAGTATTAGTAATCTCCCTGATGTCGCCGATGTAAAAACACTCGCAAAGCTTTTAGAACATTTAGGTGTGAATATTGCGTGGCAGAATAATAACACGCTTGTATCTAGAGCCGAACACATCGTGCATACACGTGCGATTTATGATATTGTGCGTAAAATGCGCGCCTCTATCCTCGTGCTAGGACCGCTCCTTGCGCGTTTTGGCTACTGCGAGGTAAGTTTGCCCGGTGGTTGTGCGATTGGTGCGCGTCCTGTGGATTTGCATATCAAGGCTATGCAGAATCTTGGTGCGAATATCCACATAGAGGGGGGATATATCATTGCGGAGGTAAAGGGTGGTTTAAAAGGTGCGGATATTTTCTTTGACAAAATCACCGTTACAGGTAGTGAAAATGTGATTATGGCAGCAGCCCTTGCTCACGGTACAACGCGCATCATCAACGCGGCTAAAGAGCCTGAAGTCGTACAGCTTTGCGAGATTCTATCCGCTAGTGGCGTGAAAATTGAGGGTATTGGGAGCAATGAACTTGTTATTTATGGCACAGGTGGAGAGTTGATTGACTTTGCACCTATTGAAGTCATACCCGATAGAATCGAAGCAGGAACTTATCTGTGTGCGGGTGCGATTACAAACTCTTCTATCACATTACAAAATGTAAAAAACACGCACCTTGCAGCAATCACAGACAAGCTAGAAGAGATTGGTTTTAGCTTTATTAAAGAATCTAATGCCCTTACCTTGCTTCCCGCGAAATCCCTAATGCCCTTTGAGATTGTAACAACAGAATATCCCGGATTCCCAACCGATATGCAGGCGCAATTCATGGCACTCGCTACACAATGCAATGGCACAAGTGTGATTGAGGAGCGACTTTTTGAAAATCGCTTTATGCACGTGAGTGAGTTGCAACGGCTCGGCGCGGATATTTCACTTAAAGGCAATCACGCTAGAATTAATGGCAAAACTCTGTTGCACGGCGCTGATGTGATGTCTTCGGATTTGCGTGCTAGCTCCGCGCTCATCGTAGCAGCTCTTGTAAGTGAGGGGACCACGAATATTCACAGAATCTATCATCTCGATAGAGGTTATGAGCAGATTGAAAATAAAATGCGC
- the galU gene encoding UTP--glucose-1-phosphate uridylyltransferase GalU: MIHKCLFPAAGYGTRFLPATKAMPKEMLPILTKPLIQYGVEEALEAGCKDIGIVTGRGKRSIEDHFDINYELEHQIANTDKDKLLSGIRKLTKSCTFSYTRQNEMKGLGHAILTGETLIGNEAFAVILADDLCFNENGAGVLSQMVNLYEKYRCCIIAIEEVEKNEVDKYGIIQGEEIESCVYRANDMIEKPSIDKAPSNLAIIGRYILTPDIFDILRVTKPGKKGEIQITDALLEQSKKGRVLAYKFQGKRYDCGSIDGYVKATIDFYQALNANV, encoded by the coding sequence ATGATACACAAATGTCTATTTCCTGCCGCAGGATATGGCACACGTTTTTTACCCGCTACAAAGGCGATGCCAAAAGAAATGCTCCCAATCCTCACAAAGCCCTTGATTCAATATGGTGTGGAAGAGGCACTAGAAGCTGGGTGCAAGGATATAGGAATTGTAACAGGACGGGGAAAAAGAAGCATTGAAGATCATTTTGACATCAATTACGAGTTAGAGCACCAAATCGCAAACACAGATAAGGACAAACTTTTAAGCGGTATCCGCAAACTCACCAAATCTTGCACTTTTTCATATACGAGGCAAAATGAGATGAAAGGTTTGGGGCACGCTATACTTACGGGTGAAACATTGATTGGCAACGAAGCTTTTGCAGTAATCCTCGCAGACGACTTATGCTTTAATGAAAATGGCGCAGGGGTGCTTTCTCAAATGGTGAATCTCTATGAAAAATATCGTTGTTGTATTATCGCCATTGAGGAAGTCGAAAAAAACGAAGTGGATAAATACGGCATTATACAAGGCGAGGAAATAGAATCTTGTGTGTATCGTGCAAATGATATGATAGAAAAGCCAAGTATAGATAAAGCCCCGAGTAATCTTGCTATTATCGGTCGCTATATTCTCACACCCGATATTTTTGATATTTTACGCGTTACAAAGCCCGGTAAAAAAGGCGAGATTCAAATCACTGATGCACTTTTAGAGCAAAGTAAAAAGGGACGCGTCTTAGCATATAAGTTTCAAGGCAAACGTTATGATTGCGGGAGTATTGATGGTTATGTTAAAGCAACTATAGATTTTTATCAGGCTTTAAACGCAAATGTTTAA